Proteins from a single region of Pseudomonas sp. BSw22131:
- a CDS encoding TonB-dependent receptor — protein sequence MVVSFPNRPTLLALCCSVGFLAQPAHAALELGATDVNADTVKTNSNTLPETFAGGQVARGGQMGVLGNQDNMNVPFTMTSYTSKLIEDQQAEDVGDVLLNDPSVRQSFGFGNQSQVFVIRGLPLSGDDISYNGLYGVLPRQILSTDAIERVEVFKGPNAFINGVSPTGTGLGGGVNLQPKRAGDVPTRRYTQDISTDGRIGEHLDLGQRFGEGNRFGARVNLSQREGETAVNDQDQRSKLFVAGLDYRGDDFRVSTDFGYQKQRVNHLRNTVQLGSATRIPTAPDADHNYGQDWTYTETEDTFGMMRGDYDLNENWTAYLAGGAKHTRETGVYGTPALVGNAGTASVGGSEIPHNEDNTSFSTGLNGRLQTGLVSHQIAIGASTIWTEQENAYTFYSSTTGNTNIYNRSNLPKPTAVSFTGGDMGDPGVTGKTRNRSLAISDTLGLFDDSLLLTYGVRRQQLRVENYLYDGSTFNGDANLANDGSRASIYDEAITTPVYGIVYKPAETVSLYANRIEGLAQGPVASGTSISNLGEAFPPGRTKQLEAGIKLDMRTFGANLGVFRIERPTDGYVDATQALYVRDGKQVNKGIELSVFGEPVEGLRLMAGGTRMTSELKDTSGGLDDGNHAIGVPTFQLNASVDWDVPGLEGAALNARMLRTGGQYADQANNLSLPTWNRFDAGARYKIKLSEKDVTLRVNVENIADKNYWASANGGYLTQGEPRLVKFSGTVDF from the coding sequence ATGGTCGTTTCTTTCCCCAATCGTCCCACCCTGCTTGCTCTGTGTTGTTCCGTCGGCTTCCTGGCACAACCCGCTCACGCTGCCCTTGAACTTGGCGCAACCGACGTCAACGCTGACACCGTCAAAACCAACTCCAATACGCTGCCTGAAACCTTCGCGGGCGGGCAGGTTGCGCGGGGCGGACAGATGGGTGTGTTGGGCAACCAGGACAATATGAACGTGCCGTTCACCATGACCAGCTACACCTCTAAGCTGATCGAAGACCAACAGGCCGAAGACGTGGGCGATGTGCTGCTCAATGACCCGTCAGTGCGGCAGTCTTTCGGGTTCGGCAATCAGTCGCAGGTGTTTGTGATTCGTGGCTTGCCGCTGTCCGGCGATGACATTTCCTACAATGGGCTGTATGGCGTATTACCGCGCCAGATCCTTTCCACTGACGCCATCGAGCGCGTTGAGGTGTTCAAAGGGCCGAATGCGTTCATCAACGGCGTCAGCCCCACAGGCACCGGGCTGGGCGGCGGCGTTAATCTGCAACCCAAACGGGCAGGCGATGTGCCGACGCGTCGTTACACCCAGGACATCAGCACCGACGGCCGGATTGGCGAGCACCTGGACCTGGGCCAGAGGTTCGGTGAAGGCAACCGCTTTGGCGCCCGCGTCAACCTCAGCCAGCGTGAGGGAGAAACGGCGGTGAACGATCAGGATCAGCGCAGCAAGCTGTTCGTTGCAGGCCTGGACTACCGCGGTGACGATTTTCGTGTATCGACCGACTTCGGGTATCAGAAACAGCGCGTGAATCACCTGCGCAACACCGTTCAACTGGGCAGTGCGACGCGTATCCCGACCGCTCCGGACGCCGACCACAACTACGGACAAGACTGGACCTACACTGAAACCGAAGACACTTTCGGCATGATGCGCGGCGATTACGACCTGAACGAAAACTGGACGGCCTACCTCGCCGGTGGCGCCAAGCACACGCGTGAAACGGGCGTGTACGGAACGCCGGCATTGGTCGGTAACGCCGGAACAGCCAGTGTCGGTGGCTCGGAGATCCCGCATAACGAAGACAACACCAGTTTCAGCACCGGCCTCAATGGCCGATTGCAGACGGGGCTGGTCAGTCACCAGATCGCTATTGGCGCCTCGACCATCTGGACCGAGCAGGAAAACGCCTACACGTTTTACAGCTCTACCACTGGCAACACCAATATCTACAACCGTAGCAATCTGCCTAAGCCGACTGCCGTTTCCTTTACGGGCGGGGATATGGGTGATCCGGGCGTGACCGGTAAAACCCGCAATCGCAGCCTGGCGATTTCCGACACCCTGGGTTTGTTCGACGACAGCCTGTTGCTCACCTACGGCGTGCGTCGTCAGCAATTGCGCGTGGAGAACTATCTCTACGATGGCAGCACTTTCAATGGTGATGCCAACCTTGCGAACGATGGCAGCCGTGCCTCGATCTACGACGAAGCGATCACCACGCCGGTGTACGGCATCGTTTACAAGCCTGCCGAGACGGTCTCGCTGTACGCCAACCGCATTGAAGGTCTTGCGCAAGGACCCGTTGCATCGGGCACCAGTATCAGCAACCTGGGCGAGGCGTTTCCACCGGGCCGCACCAAGCAGCTGGAAGCCGGTATCAAGCTGGACATGCGCACCTTCGGCGCCAATCTTGGTGTGTTCCGCATCGAGCGGCCTACCGACGGTTATGTGGACGCCACCCAGGCGCTCTATGTTCGCGACGGCAAACAGGTCAACAAGGGGATTGAGTTAAGCGTCTTTGGCGAGCCTGTCGAAGGGCTGCGTCTGATGGCGGGTGGCACCCGGATGACCTCTGAATTGAAAGACACCTCGGGTGGCTTGGATGACGGCAATCACGCCATTGGCGTACCGACTTTTCAGCTCAATGCGAGTGTTGACTGGGACGTGCCGGGTCTGGAAGGCGCGGCGCTCAACGCACGCATGTTGCGCACCGGCGGCCAATACGCAGACCAGGCCAACAACCTGAGCCTGCCGACCTGGAACCGTTTCGATGCTGGCGCGCGTTACAAGATCAAGCTCTCGGAGAAAGACGTCACCTTGCGCGTCAATGTGGAAAACATTGCCGACAAGAACTACTGGGCCTCCGCCAACGGTGGTTACCTGACGCAGGGCGAGCCGCGTCTGGTGAAGTTCTCGGGCACTGTTGATTTCTGA
- a CDS encoding methyl-accepting chemotaxis protein, with protein sequence MRGFVITSKDNFLEPQIAGERKFTETLATLQKLTADNPQQQTRLASLAQMQKRWLDDDVHSIIDQRRQLTKDNAPQDALFTRISSGNDKAKMDSMRATIAEMSQAEDVLLAQRSKEMNDAKDRAVTILIAGGVIAALLSMVLAFALGRTTRSRLQMAIDAATAVAEGRLNTVIDTSSSDELPKALDRMQTRLREMIQQISQASNHLLEAVQKITGASEQLSDAVSEQSNSVSSMAATVEELTVSINHVAESAGEAGQLANRSGQQSRDGSEVIQNTLNSMNGIARTVQHASTKVSELGQHSEQISTIISVIQGIADQTNLLALNAAIEAARAGEQGRGFAVVADEVRLLAQNTGKSTKEIAGMIDKIQAGVRETVESMRGGVIEVNQGVDMASSAGSAITDIRESSGQVLMVVEQISLALREQTVASQDVARNVERSAQMAEQNNMAVQDLRRTTSGLSQLALGLKQEVSRFSL encoded by the coding sequence ATGCGCGGGTTCGTCATCACTTCCAAGGACAACTTCCTGGAGCCGCAAATCGCGGGGGAACGCAAGTTCACCGAGACCCTTGCGACGCTTCAGAAACTCACTGCTGACAATCCGCAGCAACAAACCCGACTGGCCTCGCTCGCCCAGATGCAGAAGCGCTGGCTGGACGATGATGTGCACTCGATCATCGATCAGCGCAGGCAGTTGACCAAAGACAACGCGCCGCAAGACGCGCTGTTTACTCGTATCAGCAGCGGTAACGACAAAGCCAAGATGGACAGCATGCGCGCAACCATCGCCGAGATGTCACAGGCTGAAGATGTGCTGCTGGCTCAACGCTCCAAGGAGATGAATGACGCCAAGGATCGCGCCGTGACGATCCTGATTGCCGGCGGTGTGATTGCAGCGCTGCTGTCGATGGTGCTGGCATTCGCCCTCGGCCGCACAACGCGTTCACGTTTGCAAATGGCGATTGATGCAGCCACCGCCGTTGCAGAGGGTCGATTGAACACCGTCATCGATACCAGCAGCAGTGACGAGCTGCCCAAGGCCCTGGACCGGATGCAAACGCGTCTGCGCGAAATGATTCAGCAAATCAGCCAGGCATCGAATCATCTGCTTGAGGCCGTGCAAAAGATTACTGGCGCCTCCGAGCAGCTTTCCGATGCGGTCAGCGAGCAATCCAACTCGGTCTCATCGATGGCCGCAACGGTTGAAGAACTCACCGTCAGCATCAATCACGTCGCTGAGAGCGCAGGTGAAGCGGGTCAGCTCGCCAATCGTTCGGGCCAACAGTCACGCGACGGCTCAGAGGTGATCCAGAACACCCTGAACAGCATGAACGGTATCGCACGGACCGTGCAGCATGCCTCGACCAAGGTGTCTGAGTTGGGTCAGCACTCCGAACAGATATCCACCATCATCAGCGTTATTCAGGGCATTGCCGATCAAACCAACCTGCTGGCGCTCAATGCTGCTATCGAAGCGGCGCGTGCAGGTGAGCAAGGTCGAGGCTTTGCCGTGGTGGCGGATGAGGTGCGGTTGCTTGCGCAAAATACCGGCAAATCCACCAAGGAAATCGCCGGGATGATCGACAAGATCCAGGCCGGTGTGCGTGAAACGGTGGAAAGCATGCGCGGCGGCGTGATCGAGGTTAATCAGGGCGTGGACATGGCCAGTTCTGCTGGCTCGGCCATCACTGATATTCGCGAAAGCTCTGGTCAGGTGCTGATGGTGGTCGAGCAGATTTCTCTCGCGCTGCGCGAGCAAACGGTTGCCAGTCAGGACGTCGCACGCAATGTCGAACGCTCGGCGCAAATGGCTGAGCAGAACAACATGGCGGTTCAGGATCTTCGCCGCACCACGTCCGGGCTGAGTCAGTTGGCACTGGGGCTCAAACAGGAAGTCAGCCGCTTCAGCCTGTAA
- a CDS encoding diguanylate cyclase, translated as MQLEVLEQNCGQGEWQRSQDAAAAIGGDYGGEEIAVLLPNTDADGARVVVTQILDDIRVLNIIHDASPFNRVTLSAGVFVDSSPADDLLPALMIKTADAALYQAKRSGKDRWELVEKS; from the coding sequence TTGCAGCTTGAGGTTTTAGAACAAAATTGCGGGCAGGGAGAATGGCAGCGTTCGCAGGACGCGGCGGCTGCCATTGGAGGGGACTACGGTGGTGAAGAAATCGCGGTATTGCTGCCGAACACCGATGCTGACGGGGCGCGTGTCGTTGTCACTCAGATTCTGGATGACATTCGGGTGCTGAACATCATTCATGACGCCAGTCCGTTCAATCGCGTGACGCTGAGTGCCGGTGTGTTTGTGGACAGCTCGCCAGCCGACGACCTGCTCCCTGCGTTGATGATCAAAACGGCAGACGCAGCCCTGTATCAGGCCAAACGCAGCGGCAAGGACAGATGGGAGCTGGTTGAGAAGTCCTGA
- a CDS encoding PQQ-dependent sugar dehydrogenase gives MKNVHALTLLSVAVLLSACGGEPDSTQARGPDPKMPTPQGGLLPSMKIAEPLAWGDQKPTVPQGYSITAIATDLKIPRQTLVLPNGDILVAEGRGGSAAKLKPKDVIASYIKAQGNTQVKGGNRLTLLRDADGDGTYEMKTVFAENLNAPYGLAFANGKLYVANQDALVRFDYEEGQTKASAAPVKVTDLPAEINHHWTKSLTVSPDGRYLYVGIGSNSNVTERGMEVEIDRAMVWQIDAVTGAHKPYATGLRNPTALAIEPESGKLWTVVNERDELGPDLVPDYLTSVRDGGFYGWPYSYWGQNVDTRAQPQNPAKVAAAIKPDYSLGSHVAALGVSFSLPVMGEKFAKGVFVGEHGSWNRDNPVGYKVIFVPFNDGRPAGEPVDFATGFRGADGKTRGRPVGVTVDPRGALIIADDLANTVWRVTRNR, from the coding sequence ATGAAAAACGTACACGCACTGACCTTATTGAGCGTGGCCGTATTGCTGAGCGCATGCGGCGGCGAACCTGACAGCACGCAAGCGCGCGGCCCGGACCCTAAAATGCCCACGCCACAAGGCGGCCTGTTGCCGAGCATGAAGATCGCCGAGCCGCTAGCCTGGGGCGACCAGAAACCTACCGTGCCACAGGGCTACAGCATCACCGCGATCGCCACCGACCTGAAGATCCCCCGCCAGACGCTGGTGCTGCCCAATGGCGACATTCTTGTGGCAGAAGGCCGTGGCGGCAGTGCGGCGAAGCTCAAACCCAAGGACGTGATCGCCAGCTATATCAAGGCTCAGGGCAACACCCAGGTCAAAGGCGGCAATCGCCTGACGTTGCTGCGTGACGCTGACGGCGACGGTACTTACGAAATGAAAACAGTGTTCGCCGAGAACCTCAACGCGCCATACGGCCTGGCCTTTGCCAACGGCAAGTTGTACGTGGCGAACCAGGACGCACTGGTCCGTTTCGATTATGAAGAGGGCCAGACCAAAGCCAGCGCGGCGCCGGTCAAAGTCACCGACCTGCCGGCCGAAATCAATCACCACTGGACCAAATCGCTAACGGTCAGCCCTGATGGTCGCTACCTTTACGTGGGCATTGGCTCAAACAGCAACGTCACCGAACGTGGCATGGAAGTCGAGATCGACCGCGCAATGGTCTGGCAGATCGACGCTGTGACCGGCGCCCACAAGCCCTACGCGACAGGCCTGCGTAACCCCACGGCGTTGGCCATTGAGCCGGAGTCCGGGAAGCTGTGGACCGTGGTCAACGAGCGTGATGAACTGGGTCCCGATCTGGTGCCCGATTACCTGACATCGGTCCGTGACGGCGGCTTCTACGGCTGGCCCTACAGCTACTGGGGCCAGAACGTCGACACACGCGCCCAGCCGCAGAACCCGGCCAAAGTCGCTGCCGCAATCAAGCCCGATTACAGCCTGGGCTCGCACGTGGCGGCGCTCGGCGTTAGCTTCTCGCTGCCGGTCATGGGCGAGAAGTTTGCCAAGGGCGTATTCGTCGGTGAGCACGGCAGCTGGAACCGCGACAACCCGGTTGGCTACAAGGTGATCTTCGTGCCGTTCAATGACGGTCGTCCGGCCGGTGAACCGGTTGACTTCGCAACCGGCTTCCGGGGCGCGGACGGCAAGACGCGCGGACGTCCGGTCGGTGTCACCGTCGATCCGCGAGGTGCGCTGATTATTGCCGACGACTTGGCCAACACGGTCTGGCGAGTGACGCGCAACCGGTAA
- a CDS encoding DUF2231 domain-containing protein: protein MTVTAPATYRHTPSPLHAIMLAGTVPLFLGALLSDITYYNTYQIQWSNFASWLTASGLVFCGLGLLFALINLIRADRKSGRPVMYFLLMLVTWVLGLVNAFVHAKDAFASMPSGLILSAIVTVLICITAWTGLTNLRSGEAQ from the coding sequence GTGACTGTTACAGCCCCCGCCACTTATCGACACACGCCAAGCCCGCTTCACGCGATCATGCTTGCCGGCACCGTCCCTCTGTTTCTTGGCGCCCTGCTGAGTGACATCACCTACTACAACACCTACCAGATTCAGTGGAGCAACTTCGCCTCGTGGCTTACCGCCAGCGGGCTGGTGTTCTGTGGTCTGGGGCTGTTGTTTGCACTGATCAACCTGATCCGTGCCGACCGCAAATCCGGTCGCCCGGTGATGTACTTCCTGCTGATGCTGGTGACGTGGGTACTGGGGCTGGTCAACGCCTTCGTCCATGCCAAGGATGCGTTTGCGTCCATGCCTTCCGGCCTGATTCTGTCAGCCATCGTCACCGTGCTGATCTGCATCACGGCGTGGACAGGCCTGACCAACCTGCGTTCGGGAGAAGCCCAATGA